The Manis javanica isolate MJ-LG chromosome 13, MJ_LKY, whole genome shotgun sequence region GTTGGGTCCGACGGAAGCTATAAACCCCGGCCCCGCAGGTGGCAGCGGCCGGCGCCTTCGCGCAGACCCTGAGGCGCTACACATCGCTCAACCACTTGGCGCAGGCGGCACGTGCCGTTCTGCAGAACACCGCGCAGATCAACCAGATGCTAAGCGACCTCAACCGCGTGGACTTCGCCAACGTGCAGGTGAGCGCAGGGCCCGGCTGGTGAGCTTCGGGAGGCCTGGCGGCGGGGGAGGCCCCGAGGCGCAGGCTGAGTCGCAGGCGCCCGCCACCCTCTGTGCCCCAGGAGCAGGCCTCGTGGGTGTGCCGCTGCGAAGACCGCGTGGTGCAGCGGCTGGAGCAGGACTTCAAGGTGACCCTGCAGCAGCAGAACTCACTGGAGCAGTGGGCAGCCTGGTTGGACGGCGTCGTGAGCCAGGTGCTCAAGCCCTACCAGGGAAGCGCCGGCTTCCCCAAAGCAGCCAAACTCTTCCTCCTCAAGTGGTCCTTCTACAGGTGCGCGGGGGCCGGCCGGGGGCCGGAAGGGCCTGGGGAGGCCCCTCCTTCAGGGGCGGGGCCCTGGAAGACCCGTCCCATCCGGGAGCAGACCCTGTTAGGACAAGAAGAGGCTCCACCTCCCCGAAACGGGCGGAGCTAGGGAGTGTTCAGGTGTTCAGAGATAGATAAAATCTTAAAGATTTTATCGAGGTGGCGGGGACTAGGGGAGGGCCCAGCCTGTTCGGCAAGGGTGGGACTGGAGAAAGCCCTGCCCTGCCGCGAGGAGCGGCCCCCTTTTTCTGAAGGCGGAGGTTCTGCAGGCGGCGGGCGGGGCCGAACGTGGTTGCTGGGGTCCTAGCGGCGAGGAGGGGCGAAGGGTGAGGCCGGCCCTGATGACCTCATCCCCGTCCCCGCTCCCAGCTCCATGGTGATCCGGGACCTGACCCTGCGCAGCGCCGCCAGCTTCGGTTCCTTCCACCTCATCCGGCTGCTCTACGATGAATACATGTACTACCTGATCGAGCACCGCGTGGCTCAGGCCAAGGGCGAGACCCCCATCGCCGTCATGGGAGAGGTGCGCCCGGCGGGGCGCGGGGGCGCGGGCGGGACACCCCTCGGCGAGACTCTCACCCCTTTTCTTTACTCTTTGCAGTTCGCCAACCTGGCCACCTCACTAAACCCCCTGGACCCCGACAAAGGTGAGCGGGGCGCGACCCTACTCAGGGCCCGGGTCCGGGGTGGCGGACAAGGGGACAGGGTTGGGAAGTCCCACGCCCCGCGCTGAGTCGGGCCCGGTCCGTGTGCGCAGacgaagaggaggaggaggaggaggacagcgAGGACGAGCTGCCGCAGGACATGGAGGCCCTGGAGCCGCCGGCCAAGTTGGCTCGGACTGACGCGCGCGGCCTCTTCGTGCAGGCGCTGCCCTCCAGCTGAGCCtccccagccccgcccccgccgcccctcCACGCCAGGGCCCCTCGCAGCTTCCGTGGCTTCGTTGTCACCGCCCCGGCCTcggccagggcagggagggggcctcCGAGGCGGGGAAGGCTTGGGGGTCCCAGCCCCGACGGGGCCGGCACAATCCCAGGGCCGCGCGGAGCCGCAGCTGCAAACTCTGACCCAAAAGACGTGCCTTAAGGAACCCGCCGCCTTGCCCAGCTGCCTTTTGGGGCAGCCAGCTCGGCCTCTAGGCCCCAAGGCTGCAGCCTCTCCCCCCACCAACCCCGCCCTCCGGCCACCCCAGGGGGCAGGCGGGCAGGCCCCCTCCCCTGCAGAACTGTTAACTTATTCAGCTCGCTGGCTTTGCACAGCCTGCCCTGAACCCAGCCCTGAGCCCCAGGTGGGCATCGCCTGGGAACTACCCCAGTCAGCAGCCCCGGGACCCCTACCCCAGCAACCCCACTGCTTCCCCCTCCTTGGTATAAGTGCAATTAAAGCCGTGGGTGTCGCATCTTCTCCAGAGCTGGGCCCTCCCTTGCTCCGTAGCCCTAGAGGGAGGGCACTGCCCCGCCTGGCTCGAGGAGGGCGGCAGGGGGTACCACCTCCAGCTTCCAAAGAACAGCAGGCCGGCCACGTGCGGAAGCCCGACGGGCCTGCTGCAGGCAGCGGGGGATTGACGTGCCCATGCTTGTTCGGGCAGGACTGGGTGCTCCACTCCCTCTGATCCAAGACCCCCGGCATCTCGGGCCCTCCCAGCCTCTGGTTTGTAATGGAACCTCCGCGCTCCTACTCCTCCTGGAGACGTGCTTCTCCTCCGTGCTGTGCGACTCCCGCCCCCCACATGACTATTGTGCGATTTGTGTGCCCCGCCCAAAGCGGAGTTGGTAACTTGTTGGGTTTTTTTCCAACCATCATGGCCTTATCTGTTCCGGTTTTCTCAAGTGTTTTCAACCCGTGAGATAGATGTTTATGgcaaaaaccaagaaaaaagcaaaaaaaaaatctgacctaTTGTataaaaatcactattttgtGTGCTCCGCGTGCTACAGCTTTGGGGGTGGCCTGCCacacccccttccccaccctctggGGCCTCCCCTCTCCTGGCGGTGAAAGCGTCCACATGTGTGGTAGTCTAGTGTGCcgaactgttttctacctttttgtaGTCTTTCTTAAAACAATAAATTCCGCTGTGATATTTAGCTATTGCTGACTGGCCGGGCATTGGGGCTGGGGGGCTCCGGCTGGGCTGTGTTGTGGCAGTGAAGGAAACTCGGTGAGGTtcagaaattaaacatttattacttGAAGAATGacaagtgggggtgggggggtgcccgTAAGGTTTGCCACCTCTGGAGGGGAAGGCTGGAGGCAGCCAGGGCAGTGGAATAGGGTCCATTTGaccttggggtggggggggcaatGTCGGCACTTGTAGCCGAGGAAAAGGGCAAATGCGCAAAGAGCAAGGGTCTGTGCCCAGTGCGGGGTGAAGGCGGGCACGTGAGGCTGGTGGGGCAGgggtctccctccctctgccccttcccaacTTAAATAGGCATAAATAAGAAGCATCCAGGCTCTCAGGCCAACAGAGGCTGCCCAGACCAGCCCCTTTCCCACAGCCTAACACTAGTGCCGGTCATCGGTCGGCCAGCCAGCTAGAAAGAGGCTGCCCAGAAGGCAGCCAGCTCCCAGGCCGCGGAGGTAGTTGGAGTCAGTGTCCAGGGTGGCCGGGCCCTCACAGCACAATCCATGTGTATCGTTCGCTGTCTGCCAGAACCTTCAGTGAACACCCTGCAGGGAAGGGTCAAGACAGCCATGGAGTCTCTGAGCCCAGCTGGGTGTAGGTGGGGTACAGAGAGCTGCCTCTTTCCCTGCCTTAATTTGGGCCCAGATTCCAGAAGGCAGGGCTACTGCTGAGTCACCTCTGGCTCCCACCTGCAGCCATGTGCTAAAGGTctactgaatgaatggatgactaGCTGGGGGCCCTGGATGCCACACCTGCCAGGCCCTCTCTGAGATGACCCTTGGGCTAGCTTGGCCCGCCCTCCCCTCATGGAATCTACTAGCATGCCAGCATGCTCATCTGTTCAGCAACCCTTTGGAAGCCggtcctggcctggcctggccccaggATGAGGCCCTCAGTCCTGACGGTCACCGGGTCACGGGCCCACCTTTGTGCAATGCCTCGTTGGTCATCCTGTTAACGTAGCGGCCACTGCTCTCAGGCACCAGCCACTTCATTACCATATCCACACAGCTCTTGCGGTATGAGCTCCAGACACTGCCACTGAGGACAATGGGGTGAGGGCTCATTACCCTGCCgccccacctgccctgtccctgggcctgacccccagccctgcctcaccTGGTCTGTCCTTTGACTTCAGTGAGCTCACCCACGCTGACTGTCACAAAGGTGCCTGTGTTGAGGTCCCATGCTACCTTGAGGCTGGTGTGATAGGTCTTTGGTCTGcagaggggtggggagcaggagaaAGGATCCCTGAGCTCAGACCCAGGCTACCCCAAGGGGCTTTAGTCTTTGAAGCAGTAATGGAGCACCCCATGCAGGTTCCAGGGCCAGGGGCAGTCTCCTCACATCCCAACTCCAGGGCCTTGAGCATAGCCTGCAGGGTGAGGATGAGAGCAGGGCCCCTGCCCACTCACCGGAGCTGGCCCTCCTCCGTGGGGGACGGGAACGCCAGTAGCAGCAGGCCGATGTTGATGAGGACCTGGTTGGTTTCTGGGCAGACCTGGGGGGTGGATGGTGAACGCTACTGAGTGACCCCCAGAATGGGAAGGCCCTGGGCCTGCCTGTCCCACCCCTGGGCCCACCTCCAGGATGACGATGTCATAATcactgaaggaacagaactgGTGGCCCCAGGTGGCATCATGGCGAATGACCTCATTGATGACGTATTCAAAGTCTAGTGTGAGCTGCTCCACTGTCAGGTACTGACCCTGTGGGCGGTAGGCAGAGGAGCAGGGGGCACTGCACCAACTCCCACCCCTGCTGGTCCAGGGGCCGCTGAGGCCCCTGTTGCTGGCACCAACCTGAGCGGCAGCCCGCTCCCTCATGGGCCGCAGGTTGTGTCCACGGAGATCAGTCACCACAAAGGGCAGGGAGATCTTGTCATCCTCGAACTCTGAGGGGAAGGCGTGGTCGAAGGCCTGGCTGCCCCCTTGGGGCCAGCCTCCCACACCTGGGGTCCTACCCAGTGGCGGGCTCCCCACTCACCATCCTCTGGTTCCGTCCCTTCGCCAGACCCCAGCACATAATACAGCTTCGTGTAGTTGACATAGCCGGGCTCAGGAGCCAGTGCCTCCGCTGCAGGGGGGCTGTCCCTGGGAACCACCTCCCCACCTGGGGCTAGGGGCTCAGAGGACAGGCGGCAGCGGCTGCCTGAAGGCCCTGGACAGGGGGGCGGCCGGGCTTCCTCCAAGGTCCCACCCTTGGCCTCTTTGGCCCTGCGGAAGATGTCAGCCACAAACTCCTTGGCTTTGGCGATTGCGGGTGAGGGCTCAAGGGCTCCAGGGGACTGGGCTGGGGCCACCTCAGGGCAGACACTGGGGAGAGCAGGGGCCACCTCTGGACTCCGGGGCccaggtgggctgggaggggctgagggGTAGGAAGTGTGATCATATAGAATTTGGCAGAAGTTGCTGTCGCctagaacaaaaaaggcaatgGAGATGGGAGGAGAGGTCAGTAAGAGTTCAAGACTAGGACAATCTCCCAACCTCCCTCATTGCCCTGGGGGGTAATTTGTAGAAATGTTTCCTGAGGAGACCCTTCTATAAGACACACATACCTATGCTGAGAGATCAGTCTGAATCACCTGAAGGGAACAAGACCTttctcacacacatgcacgcacccAAGTGCATAAACACACTTTTGTTCAAACCTTattcctgagcacctgctgtatacCAACACTGAAAACACAGGAAtggacaaaacagacaaaaaatccCTGCCCTTGGGGAGCTGACAATCTATGGTGACAACAGATGACAACCTCACAAGTGAGTTCGAGAGTCTGCGACACAGATACAGCCGTCTGTCCTCCCCACATCAAGCCAGACTGGCTGAGGCAGAGACTGACCAAATCCTGGGCCTCGGCCTCTGCCCGATTAGGGGCCAGACCCCCTCTGGGGAATGTGGGGTCAACACAGACAACCCCAACATGTTTACCAAGCAGTACCATGGTGGACCTGGCCTGTGCCTGTACGACCTCCTTCGGACTCCCCACAAGCCACCCTGGGATGGGGGGGAATGCCCTGCTGGTTCAGAGACTCAGGACCAAGGCTCAGACAGAAacgtgtccaaggtcacacacaaGATAATGCACGTTGCCGACGCAGTGCTATCCGCGAGAGTGGAGGCACTTCCGGGGGAGGGCCACTGACTGTGGAAAATGGCTGAATCAAAACCCTCCACCTTGTAAATATCCTCCTAGGATGAGATGAGCATTAGACATGGACAATGGTGCCCTTCCCCCGGGCTGTGGGCACAGGGCTGAATCCTGTCCCTTGTGGGCCTTCCGAATGGGACCGCTGTCTGAGAGGGCAGGAGGCAGTAGGCCTCTCTAGGCCCGGCCCTCTGGGGGTTCACGGCAAAAGGCAGAGCCCTGTCTACACCATCGCAGGCAGGAAGCCTCTGGATGGGCCTGGGGCCACGGCACCCTAACCCTTGCTGCTGTGTGGCCTGAGCAATACACATTTCATAGTAGCGAGCAGGTATCTTTGTATTTGACTGGGTTCTTGCAAAATTGGAacctatttttaatttacaaataaacCACATCCGTGTTTACTTATAGACCTCCTGTGTTTTGTCTTG contains the following coding sequences:
- the DCAF15 gene encoding DDB1- and CUL4-associated factor 15 isoform X2, which gives rise to MAPSSKSERNSGAGSGGGGPGGAGGKRAAGRRREHVLKQLERVKISGQLSPRLFRKLPPRVCVSLKNIVDEDFLYAGHIFLGFSKCGRYVLSYTSSSGDDDFSFYIYHLYWWEFNVHSKLKLVRQVRLFQDEEIYSDLYLTVCEWPSDASKVIVFGFNTRSANGMLMNMMMMSDENHRDIYVSTVAVPPPGHCAACREASRAHPGDPSAQCLRHGFMLHTKYQVVYPFPTFQPAFQLKKDQVVLLNTSYSLVACAVSVHSAGDSNFCQILYDHTSYPSAPPSPPGPRSPEVAPALPSVCPEVAPAQSPGALEPSPAIAKAKEFVADIFRRAKEAKGGTLEEARPPPCPGPSGSRCRLSSEPLAPGGEVVPRDSPPAAEALAPEPGYVNYTKLYYVLGSGEGTEPEDEFEDDKISLPFVVTDLRGHNLRPMRERAAAQGQYLTVEQLTLDFEYVINEVIRHDATWGHQFCSFSDYDIVILEVCPETNQVLINIGLLLLAFPSPTEEGQLRPKTYHTSLKVAWDLNTGTFVTVSVGELTEVKGQTRVFTEGSGRQRTIHMDCAVRARPPWTLTPTTSAAWELAAFWAASF
- the DCAF15 gene encoding DDB1- and CUL4-associated factor 15 isoform X1 encodes the protein MAPSSKSERNSGAGSGGGGPGGAGGKRAAGRRREHVLKQLERVKISGQLSPRLFRKLPPRVCVSLKNIVDEDFLYAGHIFLGFSKCGRYVLSYTSSSGDDDFSFYIYHLYWWEFNVHSKLKLVRQVRLFQDEEIYSDLYLTVCEWPSDASKVIVFGFNTRSANGMLMNMMMMSDENHRDIYVSTVAVPPPGHCAACREASRAHPGDPSAQCLRHGFMLHTKYQVVYPFPTFQPAFQLKKDQVVLLNTSYSLVACAVSVHSAGDSNFCQILYDHTSYPSAPPSPPGPRSPEVAPALPSVCPEVAPAQSPGALEPSPAIAKAKEFVADIFRRAKEAKGGTLEEARPPPCPGPSGSRCRLSSEPLAPGGEVVPRDSPPAAEALAPEPGYVNYTKLYYVLGSGEGTEPEDEFEDDKISLPFVVTDLRGHNLRPMRERAAAQGQYLTVEQLTLDFEYVINEVIRHDATWGHQFCSFSDYDIVILEVCPETNQVLINIGLLLLAFPSPTEEGQLRPKTYHTSLKVAWDLNTGTFVTVSVGELTEVKGQTSGSVWSSYRKSCVDMVMKWLVPESSGRYVNRMTNEALHKGCSLKVLADSERYTWIVL